In Euphorbia lathyris chromosome 10, ddEupLath1.1, whole genome shotgun sequence, a single genomic region encodes these proteins:
- the LOC136209163 gene encoding polygalacturonase → MMDHFTPFFLFMIVLIVFSIFLPSSYDCFQLDTSTINDYIEESSTYETSNQPYASYPSYFSPIQDGPNSNDFFKLTSNFLNFKIYDQVGVTSTSVKTVNVRDFGAKGDGSDDTQAFEMAWKEACSSSQGAVIVVSGDKTYRIKQIRFKGPCKSSIMIQIYGSIEASDAREDYEKDTRHWIVFDRVQNLLVTGGGIIDGNGNIWWKNSCKINKDLPCKHAPTAVTFYKCKNLVVEKVKIQNAQQMHISFEGNNNVQVSNLVVNSPEDSPNTDGIHITQTQNIHISNTVIETGDDCISIENGSQNVLATDITCGPGHGISIGSLGSAHTKDYVSGVVIDGAKISGTSNGVRIKTWQGGSGIATNIKFQNIIMDNVTNPIIIDQNYCDQDTPCKQQKSAVQVKNVVYKNIKGTSASDVAIKFDCSKNYPCEGILMQDVVLQRQGDQTTKASCVNVHLAEKGAVSPHCP, encoded by the exons ATGATGGATCACTTTACCCCATTTTTCTTGTTCATGAttgttcttattgttttctCAATTTTTCTTCCATCTTCTTATGATTGTTTTCAGCTAGACACGTCTACTATTAATGATTACATTGAAGAATCATCTACCTATGAAACTTCTAATCAACCCTATGCCTCCTATCCTTCTTATTTTAGCCCTATTCAAGATGGTCCCAACTCCAATGATTTCTTCAAGCTAACAAGTAATTTTCTCAATTTTAAGATTTATGATCAAGTTGGTGTAACATCAACCTCAGTTAAAACAGTTAACGTTCGTGATTTTGGAGCTAAGGGTGATGGATCTGACGACACTCAA GCTTTTGAAATGGCTTGGAAGGAAGCTTGTTCATCTAGTCAAGGAGCTGTTATTGTTGTGTCAGGAGATAAAACATACCGAATTAAGCAGATTCGGTTCAAAGGTCCTTGTAAATCCAGTATTATGATACAG ATATATGGAAGCATTGAAGCATCAGATGCTCGAGAGGACTACGAGAAAGATACTAGACACTGGATTGTGTTTGATCGTGTTCAGAATTTACTAGTTACTGGTGGAGGAATTATTGATGGAAATGGCAATATTTGGTGGAAAAACTCTTGCAAAATCAATAAGGATCTT CCCTGCAAGCACGCACCAACG GCAGTGACATTCTACAAGTGCAAAAATTTGGTAGTGGAGAAGGTGAAAATCCAAAATGCACAGCAAATGCATATTTCATTTGAAGGAAACAACAATGTTCAAGTCTCCAACCTTGTTGTAAACTCTCCTGAAGATAGCCCTAACACTGATGGGATTCATATTACTCAAACCCAAAACATCCATATTTCTAATACCGTTATAGAAACTG GTGATGATTGCATCTCCATTGAAAATGGATCTCAAAATGTCCTAGCTACTGACATAACCTGCGGACCTGGCCACGGAATCAG TATTGGAAGCTTAGGTTCTGCACATACAAAAGATTATGTGTCAGGAGTAGTGATTGATGGTGCAAAGATATCTGGTACTTCAAATGGTGTTAGGATCAAGACATGGCag GGAGGGTCTGGAATTGCCACCAACATTAAGTTTCAAAACATTATAATGGATAATGTCACCAACCCAATCATAATAGATCAGAACTACTGTGATCAAGACACACCATGCAAGCAACAG AAATCAGCAGTGCAAGTGAAAAATGTGGTGTACAAGAACATAAAAGGGACAAGTGCTTCAGATGTGGCAATAAAGTTTGATTGCAGTAAGAATTATCCATGTGAAGGGATATTGATGCAGGATGTTGTCCTACAAAGACAAGGAGATCAAACAACTAAAGCTTCATGTGTAAATGTTCATTTGGCTGAGAAGGGAGCTGTTTCCCCTCATTGTCCTTGA